In Sporosarcina psychrophila, a genomic segment contains:
- a CDS encoding enoyl-CoA hydratase-related protein, whose amino-acid sequence MSRNFTNLLIEDDIAIVEIDHAPANTLSTACIAELREVFKCLANDDKLKAIILTGAGRFFVAGADIKEFIDALGDDQKGLAMATAGQAICNEIESMKKPVIAAINGACLGGGLELAMSCHYRIAVSAAKLGLPELQLGLIPTFGGTQRLSRITSTATALELILTSKQLNGDEAKEAGLIQLVVSPEDLLPTAKTIAKAFVDGKSMTSITRAVECIIQGANESLVNGLERERNNFAELFLTDDAKEGVHAFIEKRKPLFKHT is encoded by the coding sequence ATGTCAAGAAATTTCACAAATCTACTGATTGAAGATGACATTGCAATCGTGGAAATAGACCATGCACCAGCCAATACATTGTCAACAGCATGCATTGCCGAACTAAGAGAGGTTTTTAAATGTCTTGCCAATGATGATAAGTTGAAAGCGATTATTTTAACTGGGGCAGGTCGCTTCTTTGTTGCCGGTGCTGATATTAAAGAATTCATTGACGCACTAGGTGACGACCAGAAAGGATTGGCAATGGCCACAGCGGGACAAGCAATTTGCAACGAAATAGAATCGATGAAAAAACCCGTTATCGCAGCCATTAATGGTGCTTGTCTTGGTGGAGGATTGGAATTGGCTATGAGCTGCCATTACCGGATTGCCGTATCTGCAGCCAAACTGGGATTACCCGAGCTTCAACTTGGGCTTATCCCTACGTTCGGCGGAACGCAAAGATTGAGCAGGATAACCAGTACAGCCACTGCATTGGAACTAATTTTAACAAGCAAACAACTTAACGGCGACGAGGCAAAGGAAGCTGGACTTATCCAATTAGTCGTTTCCCCAGAAGATCTTTTGCCAACTGCTAAAACGATTGCCAAAGCATTTGTAGACGGTAAGAGTATGACCAGCATCACGCGAGCTGTAGAATGTATCATACAGGGAGCAAATGAATCCTTAGTAAATGGGCTAGAACGGGAACGTAACAATTTTGCTGAACTGTTTTTAACAGACGATGCCAAGGAAGGTGTACACGCATTTATTGAAAAAAGAAAACCGCTATTTAAACATACGTAA
- a CDS encoding metal ABC transporter ATP-binding protein, whose product MKDAIVVSNLHVSYFGKEVLHDIEFTISSGKSVGIIGPNGAGKSTLLKVLLNLISKDKGDITILGSTLKEVRKRIAYVPQRSTIDWDFPITVKDTVLIGTYPTVGLLKRPGRKERALALKCLEKVDMIEFQDRQIGELSGGQQQRVFLARALAQQADLFLLDEPFVGIDATSEEMIVKILKELRDEGKTIIVVHHDLNKAEKYFDELLLLNKELIAKGSVKEVFTPQMISKAYGGQLSFLDGVMAK is encoded by the coding sequence ATGAAAGATGCAATTGTAGTTTCGAATTTGCATGTGTCGTATTTCGGAAAAGAAGTGCTACATGATATAGAGTTCACGATATCAAGTGGGAAATCAGTTGGAATCATTGGACCGAATGGAGCAGGGAAGTCCACTTTGCTTAAAGTGTTACTAAATTTGATTTCAAAAGATAAAGGGGATATTACAATCCTTGGTTCCACGCTGAAAGAGGTCCGTAAACGAATTGCTTACGTTCCGCAGCGTAGTACAATCGATTGGGATTTCCCGATTACAGTCAAAGATACAGTTCTTATTGGTACGTATCCGACAGTTGGATTATTAAAAAGGCCAGGGCGAAAGGAAAGGGCATTGGCTCTGAAGTGCCTTGAAAAGGTTGATATGATCGAGTTTCAGGATCGGCAAATTGGAGAATTATCTGGCGGTCAGCAGCAGCGTGTTTTCCTGGCTAGAGCACTTGCTCAGCAGGCAGATTTGTTTTTACTCGATGAACCATTTGTTGGAATTGACGCAACGAGTGAAGAGATGATTGTGAAGATTTTAAAAGAGTTGCGCGATGAAGGAAAAACAATCATCGTCGTCCATCATGATTTGAACAAGGCGGAAAAATATTTTGATGAACTGTTGTTGTTAAACAAGGAGTTAATTGCGAAGGGCAGTGTGAAAGAAGTGTTTACGCCTCAAATGATTTCAAAAGCATACGGCGGACAATTATCGTTTTTAGATGGGGTGATGGCGAAATGA
- a CDS encoding metal ABC transporter permease has protein sequence MHFIEAVMQYGFLQKALITSVMVGIISGVIGCFIILRGMALMGDAISHAVLPGVAISFMLGINFFIGAVITGILTAIGIGFINQNSRVKNDSAIGIMFTAAFAAGIILITFMKSSTDLYHILFGNVLAVRPSDMWMTLIVGIFVLLSVFIFYKELLVSSFDPIMAQAYGLPTKMIHYFLMVLLTLVTVASLQTVGIILVVAMLITPASTAYLLTDRLSVMIVISAACGTISAIIGLYLSFTYNLASGATIVLVATALFFLAFIFSPKQGLLWRAIRTNKQKSAVL, from the coding sequence ATGCATTTCATCGAGGCAGTTATGCAATATGGTTTTCTGCAAAAAGCGCTTATTACATCGGTGATGGTTGGTATCATTAGTGGCGTCATTGGCTGTTTTATTATTTTAAGAGGAATGGCCCTGATGGGGGATGCGATATCTCATGCCGTATTACCAGGTGTCGCAATTTCTTTCATGCTAGGTATCAATTTCTTTATCGGAGCGGTAATAACGGGTATTTTAACAGCTATCGGTATAGGATTCATCAACCAGAACAGTCGTGTGAAAAATGATTCTGCGATTGGCATCATGTTTACTGCTGCATTTGCCGCTGGGATTATCCTTATCACATTTATGAAGAGTAGTACAGATTTGTATCACATCCTGTTTGGGAATGTGTTGGCGGTCAGACCTTCTGATATGTGGATGACACTAATAGTTGGTATTTTCGTGTTGTTAAGTGTGTTTATATTTTATAAAGAGTTGCTTGTCAGTTCGTTTGACCCGATTATGGCTCAAGCATATGGGCTTCCGACTAAGATGATCCATTACTTTTTAATGGTTCTATTAACACTTGTTACGGTCGCATCGTTACAGACAGTGGGCATCATATTAGTCGTTGCGATGCTTATTACACCCGCTTCGACAGCTTATTTATTAACTGATCGGCTGTCTGTCATGATAGTCATTTCAGCTGCATGTGGAACGATTTCGGCGATAATTGGTTTGTATTTGAGCTTTACGTACAATCTTGCATCTGGCGCAACAATCGTACTCGTCGCAACCGCTTTATTTTTCTTAGCATTTATATTCTCACCGAAACAAGGTTTATTGTGGAGAGCTATTCGAACAAATAAACAAAAATCAGCCGTTTTATAA
- a CDS encoding metal ABC transporter substrate-binding protein, giving the protein MKKSMLLFALVVVGVLLSACNQGATAPKEKGEKLQVVATYSIVYDIVKNVGGDLVDVHSLAPIGSDPHQYDPLPADVALTTDADVVFYNGLNLEEGNAWFTKLMETAGKAGEDAPVFRVSEGVEPMLLSSKDHLGEEDPHAWLDVRNGIKYVENVRKSLKKIDPENADIYDENADAYITELKALHEEIVEKMNKIPEERRILVTSEGAFKYFSKAYDFNAAYIWEINSHHEGTPEQLTTIIATINEEKVQALFLETSIDPRSMEMVSRETNVPIKGKIFTDSLGKPGDDGDTYVKMLRWNADMIYSGLNQ; this is encoded by the coding sequence ATGAAAAAAAGTATGCTATTGTTTGCGCTGGTTGTTGTTGGAGTCTTGTTGTCGGCATGTAACCAAGGGGCGACTGCTCCAAAAGAGAAGGGTGAAAAACTGCAAGTCGTTGCGACGTATTCGATTGTCTACGATATTGTGAAAAATGTCGGGGGAGATTTGGTCGATGTTCACAGCCTTGCACCGATTGGATCAGATCCTCACCAATATGATCCACTTCCGGCAGATGTCGCTTTGACGACAGATGCAGATGTTGTTTTTTATAACGGGCTAAATTTAGAAGAAGGAAATGCATGGTTTACTAAATTGATGGAAACCGCTGGAAAAGCGGGGGAGGATGCGCCGGTATTTCGTGTAAGTGAAGGGGTTGAACCGATGCTCCTCAGTTCGAAGGACCATTTAGGGGAAGAAGATCCCCATGCTTGGCTTGACGTGCGCAATGGCATCAAGTATGTAGAAAACGTGCGTAAATCCCTGAAGAAAATTGATCCAGAAAATGCAGACATCTATGATGAAAACGCGGATGCATATATCACTGAACTCAAAGCCCTTCATGAAGAAATCGTGGAGAAAATGAACAAGATCCCAGAAGAACGACGGATACTCGTGACGAGTGAAGGTGCGTTCAAATACTTCTCCAAAGCGTATGATTTTAATGCAGCCTACATTTGGGAAATCAATTCACACCATGAAGGAACACCTGAACAGCTGACAACTATCATTGCAACTATCAACGAGGAAAAGGTTCAAGCATTATTTTTAGAAACAAGTATCGATCCACGTAGCATGGAGATGGTATCAAGGGAAACGAATGTGCCGATTAAAGGGAAAATCTTTACGGACTCTCTAGGGAAACCTGGTGATGATGGCGATACGTATGTGAAAATGCTAAGATGGAACGCAGACATGATTTATAGTGGTTTGAATCAATAA
- a CDS encoding ABC transporter substrate-binding protein: MKKITLSLTSLALILLLSACNANEKTEKVSIMLDWYPNAVHSFLYVAEEKGYFKDEGIELDIKFPASPTDPINLAAAGKVTMGITYQPDVIIAKSEQNIGIKSVGVLVRSPLNHVAFLKESGIESPKDLEGKTVGYSGIPLNEAILETMMKADGADYGKVNMVDVGFELNSALISKKADAVIGAYINHEVPLLEYEGFPTGYIDPTDFEIPSFYELIVVTSDDTWKKDQKNIEAFWRAAGRAFDDMEKDPEEALSILLKYQDEANFPLVEVVERESLSILLPKMTAPGTFGEQDEQAWQATADWMSETGLLKNEANLDGIFINMD; this comes from the coding sequence TTGAAGAAAATCACATTATCACTTACAAGTCTTGCGCTAATCCTATTGCTCAGCGCGTGCAATGCTAATGAAAAAACAGAAAAGGTAAGTATCATGCTTGATTGGTATCCTAATGCTGTACATAGCTTCCTTTATGTTGCGGAGGAAAAAGGTTATTTCAAAGATGAAGGCATTGAACTGGATATCAAGTTCCCCGCAAGTCCGACTGATCCTATTAACCTTGCAGCAGCAGGAAAAGTGACTATGGGCATCACCTATCAGCCTGACGTTATAATTGCAAAGTCTGAACAGAATATCGGCATTAAATCCGTCGGCGTTCTCGTTCGTTCGCCATTGAATCACGTAGCATTTTTAAAAGAAAGTGGTATCGAGTCACCAAAAGATCTAGAAGGAAAAACTGTAGGCTATTCAGGAATCCCTTTGAACGAAGCAATACTAGAAACAATGATGAAAGCAGATGGTGCAGACTACGGTAAAGTAAACATGGTCGATGTGGGGTTTGAATTAAATTCTGCATTGATTTCAAAAAAAGCAGACGCTGTTATCGGGGCATATATTAATCATGAAGTACCGCTACTTGAATATGAAGGATTTCCAACAGGCTATATTGACCCGACAGACTTCGAAATACCTTCGTTTTATGAACTTATTGTTGTGACAAGTGACGATACGTGGAAGAAAGACCAAAAGAACATCGAAGCATTTTGGCGCGCTGCCGGAAGAGCCTTTGATGATATGGAGAAAGATCCTGAAGAAGCGCTATCTATCTTGCTAAAATACCAGGATGAAGCGAATTTCCCACTCGTCGAGGTTGTTGAAAGAGAGTCACTTTCGATTCTTCTTCCGAAAATGACAGCACCTGGTACGTTTGGTGAGCAGGATGAACAGGCATGGCAAGCAACTGCCGATTGGATGTCAGAAACCGGATTATTGAAAAACGAAGCAAATCTTGATGGGATTTTCATTAATATGGACTAA